A genomic region of Arachis hypogaea cultivar Tifrunner chromosome 5, arahy.Tifrunner.gnm2.J5K5, whole genome shotgun sequence contains the following coding sequences:
- the LOC112799949 gene encoding uncharacterized protein: MAVSLTRLSWWLWGGKKEKEPVSINGSSSSSTEWGFPMKEREAVMKFPLVKGTKVAPSSHRNKVKRKWQSREDRRIRDHHDDDHANDIDDDVVLVPSDGGGGCLSGSESDDSDWSIGWLEPHGSSFQSFDDESDNSFAVLVPCYRPGCKEVEGSNNELLSVINDLPNEFSSAGMNYMDRWLASIQNFRA, from the exons ATGGCTGTCTCTTTGACACGTTTGTCATGGTGGTTATGGGGtggcaagaaagagaaagagccAGTTTCTATCAAtggctcatcatcatcatccactGAATGGGGCTTTCCAATGAAGGAAAGAGAGGCTGTGATGAAGTTCCCTTTGGTGAAGGGAACAAAGGTAGCTCCATCATCTCACAGGAACAAGGTTAAGAGGAAATGGCAGAGCAGAGAAGATAGAAGGATAAGGGATCATCATGATGATGACCATGCTAACGATATTGATGATGATGTTGTGTTGGTTCCTTCTGATGGTGGTGGTGGGTGCTTGTCTGGCTCTGAATCTGATGACTCTGATTGGTCCATTGGGTGGTTGGAGCCTCATGGATCCAGTTTTCAGAGCTTCGATGATGAATCCGATAATAGTTTTGCTGTGCTTGTTCCTTGCTATAGACCTGGATGCAAGGAGGTTGAGGGTTCCAATAATGAGCTTTTGAGTGTCATCAATGACCTCCCAAATGAGTTTTCATCTG CTGGAATGAACTACATGGATCGATGGCTGGCTTCTATTCAGAATTTTAGAGCTTAG
- the LOC112799950 gene encoding protein NETWORKED 2D-like gives MLQRAASNAYSWWWASHIRTKQTKWVEQNLQDVEEKVTHVLKILEEEGDSFAKRAEMYYKRRPELISFVEETYKAYRALAERYDHISIELQKANNQLAVACPDRVPYMDDDEDDGSPRPPKKMPEGSKQNIPKPPPKDLKTIVTTAAATKKLHSRKPASKDTNNTAAPKSGLNRKEAIEEVDKLQKQILALQTVKEFVKSSYDHSIARYWETEAQINELQERVSMLQDELGEGVVIEDSEARRLMAEAALKSCQEALTQLEAKQEESHDETRMTSNRINDIKAKLSSLMEEFHYTQSDSKEPRAKREMKKASETKDLEEEEAILKQKREELQSLKNNIKEQFHSDSNSSLSVAEMAEKIDELVNKVISLETAVSSQTALVTRLRSETDELQEHIRTLEGDKESLINDKNRLNDQLREMEEKMHQVQDLNKIVEDENSSIQTQFTEARSNLEHISEKVQNEMHFEEVKAMDSPQLENNASGKPESKYDVNSDLELKLGTVEGDSTSDKKLEVVDSTENVVRADNKLEATGSTENDVMSGNEVKFTSSVETEYVTPTQNKFPEELKEQGRILIPVINGDERVTVQNTNNENQISQQASNKADSSLPNLGTQDTDPKEVSSETEYASKAEASDKAMTKDDEPDWQGMFLSGLQDREKILLTEYTNTLRNYKDLKKRLADIEMKVHEDDLDQLKKLQAANALKDEEIRLLRQKLSLLDRSLEGTEDLTGSTVLERSIEELLETRLQYTSAIEEKFRARIDELLDENLKCWREFGASFEDVQRFETTIKDLMTEVSKIEAKGKALEGTSSTKYSLKSDARPIYQHLTETQTLLTAWLERSVLQNEELERRFACLCNIQEDITSALNTSAEDDDFRFTSYQAAKFQGEVLTLKQEHTKFSAVLRTHIDVVTSLHREVEKALVRLNDQFGLSASRRGTRSETRNKVPLRSFIFGNKPKKQSIFAIMSIQHGLHKKRASKEKEKEEKKEKEKEKEREEKKEKEKEKEREEKKEKEKEKEEKEKEKEKEKEKENSSV, from the exons ATGCTGCAGAGAGCGGCAAGCAATGCTTATTCATGGTGGTGGGCTAGCCACATCAGAACAAAGCAAACAAAATGGGTGGAGCAAAACCTCCAAG ATGTGGAGGAAAAGGTGACACATGTTCTGAAGATCTTAGAGGAAGAGGGAGACTCCTTTGCAAAGAGAGCAGAAATGTACTACAAGAGGCGACCGGAGCTCATAAGCTTTGTGGAGGAAACATATAAAGCTTACCGAGCTTTAGCCGAACGATACGATCACATATCAATAGAGTTGCAGAAAGCCAACAACCAACTTGCAGTTGCCTGTCCGGATAGAGTCCCGTACATGGATGACGATGAAGATGACGGATCACCACGGCCACCAAAAAAAATGCCAGAAGGGTCAAAACAAAACATTCCAAAGCCTCCCCCTAAAGATTTAAAAACTATTGTAACAACAGCAGCAGCCACAAAGAAACTTCACTCCAGGAAGCCAGCCAGCAAAGATACTAATAATACGGCCGCTCCTAAATCTGGATTGAATCGAAAGGAGGCAATTGAAGAGGTCGACAAACTCCAGAAACAGATTCTGGCGCTACAAACTGTGAAAGAGTTTGTGAAGAGCTCTTATGATCATTCCATTGCAAGGTACTGGGAAACTGAGGCGCAGATCAATGAGTTGCAAGAGAGGGTTTCTATGTTGCAGGATGAGCTTGGAGAAGGTGTAGTTATTGAAGATAGTGAAGCCCGCCGTTTGATGGCAGAAGCCGCTCTTAAATCATGCCAAGAGGCATTGACACAGTTGGAAGCGAAACAGGAAGAATCACATGATGAAACAAGAATGACATCAAACAGGATAAATGACATCAAGGCCAAGTTGAGCTCTCTCATGGAGGAGTTCCATTATACGCAGAGCGATTCCAAGGAACCAAGGGCCAAAAGAGAGATGAAAAAAGCATCAGAAACAAAGGACTTGGAAGAAGAAGAGGCCATTTTGAAACAGAAGAGAGAAGAGTTGCAATCATTAAAGAATAACATCAAAGAGCAATTTCACTCGGACTCAAATTCATCTCTGAGTGTGGCAGAAATGGCAGAGAAGATTGATGAGCTTGTGAATAAAGTGATCAGCTTGGAAACTGCAGTTTCATCCCAAACTGCTCTAGTGACAAGGTTGAGATCCGAGACCGATGAGCTCCAAGAGCATATTCGAACTCTGGAAGGTGATAAGGAAAGTCTGATCAATGACAAAAATAGATTGAATGACCAACTGagagaaatggaagaaaagaTGCATCAAGTACAGGATTTAAACAAAATTGTTGAAGATGAGAATAGCAGTATACAAACCCAGTTCACTGAAGCACGGTCTAATCTTGAACATATCTCAGAGAAAGTACAAAATGAGATGCATTTTGAAGAGGTTAAGGCCATGGATTCACCACAGCTAGAAAATAATGCATCTGGCAAACCTGAGTCAAAGTATGATGTAAATTCAGACTTGGAGCTCAAGCTTGGCACTGTAGAAGGTGACTCAACTTCAGACAAGAAGCTTGAGGTTGTTGATTCGACAGAAAACGTTGTTCGTGCAGATAATAAACTTGAGGCTACTGGTTCAACGGAAAACGATGTTATGTCAGGAAATGAGGTTAAGTTCACCAGTTCTGTAGAAACTGAATATGTAACCCCAACGCAAAATAAATTTCCTGAAGAGTTGAAAGAGCAGGGGAGGATACTGATTCCTGTCATAAATGGTGATGAAAGAGTAACAGTTCAGAATACTAACAATGAAAATCAGATCAGccaacaagcaagtaacaaggcCGATAGTTCTTTACCAAATCTTGGTACACAAGACACCGATCCTAAGGAAGTTTCATCGGAGACGGAGTATGCTTCCAAAGCTGAGGCCTCGGACAAGGCAATGACAAAAGATGATGAACCCGATTGGCAGGGAATGTTTCTGAGTGGATTACAAGACAGAGAAAAAATTCTGCTGACCGAATATACTAATACTCTCCGTAATTACAAAGATTTGAAGAAGAGACTTGCAGACATAGAGATGAAAGTTCATGAAGATGACTTGGATCAGCTGAAAAAACTGCAGGCTGCTAATGCCTTGAAGGATGAAGAGATTAGACTCCTACGTCAAAAACTAAGTCTCTTGGACAGAAGTTTAGAAGGAACTGAGGATTTGACAGGATCAACAGTATTGGAACGCAGCATTGAGGAGCTTCTAGAAACTCGTCTTCAATATACATCAGCCATTGAAGAGAAGTTCCGGGCAAGAATTGATGAACTTCTGGATGAGAATTTAAAATGCTGGCGGGAATTTGGTGCTTCGTTTGAGGATGTACAGAGGTTTGAGACCACTATCAAAGATTTGATGACTGAGGTATCAAAAATTGAGGCTAAAGGAAAAGCTTTAGAGGGTACTAGTAGcacaaaatattctttaaaatcaGATGCACGGCCAATTTACCAGCACCTTACAGAGACTCAAACACTATTAACAGCATGGTTGGAAAGAAGTGTCTTGCAAAATGAAGAATTGGAGAGAAGGTTTGCATGTTTGTGTAACATCCAAGAAGATATAACATCAGCATTGAACACCAGTGCTGAAGATGATGATTTCAGGTTCACAAGCtatcaagctgccaagttccaaGGTGAGGTGTTGACCTTGAAACAGGAGCACACCAAGTTTTCTGCTGTACTTCGCACACATATAGATGTTGTGACATCCCTCCACCGTGAAGTTGAGAAGGCTCTTGTGAGGTTGAATGACCAATTTGGCCTCTCTGCTTCAAGGAGAGGGACAAGATCAGAGACTAGGAACAAGGTTCCTCTCAGGTCATTTATCTTTGGAAACAAACCAAAGAAGCAGTCAATCTTTGCCATCATGAGCATACAACATGGATTGCATAAGAAGCGTGCCtcgaaggagaaggagaaggaggagaagaaagagaaggaaaaggagaaggagagggaggagaagaaagagaaggaaaaggagaaggagagggaggagaagaaagagaaggaaaaggagaaggaggagaaggagaaggagaaggagaaggagaaggaaaaagaaaacagcAGTGTGTAA
- the LOC112799951 gene encoding protein ecdysoneless homolog — MESSTESPPSSIFNQKHHPPHDTVFYSIYLDSLILNSTTTPTALQSLHLQILQTLSPFTNHYIWQHQPFTLSLSIPPNPTCPCPSPSATTLPHLHGHLRYGDNLDDEWFLVFLLFHTSLRFPNLSIRLWDSDGEFLLIEAAFHLPRWLNPETALNRLFLRNGNLHIVPKTRIPNPSLIDSLKFLINSPNESLASEPIQLAVKNRISGYPEKAMKNMHTVRVRVPVSVAQVLKHEPCLISLAVEGFYDRDVDSMKFAARMERFLPRGKEEELVTVSVRMSRAMYAQLVRQTFRAPKVYPAAPPPGEREAFFEAELGMKIACGFEMMYQQMKRDGVEGRGRTWEAFRKSLEEIGYFQGLLPGSSEYQRLLKSAEEYYMNTSLHSRESELMSAPVRRIDEVLALPHSVDDFKGHDVPPSDDDSWLDNGEEELDSALLERQKEMELYESKHKKKGKGKENPDVGPSSGSKTDEFDPSNIAKSMQAFVNTLSSYKGAEAPDDRNREVDLDVDQFIKDMESIMRCPGGETANSNVEEGSSSDLDFDDSDESDMDESGEDNKDDMDAFMHSYSDVMNEQLKSTTLHRSFVRAKEQIPKKDEGTSAATEDMDEDFSPVDVDVNLVKSFLDSFSSQQGLPGPASNLLGLMGVQFPQDANKKGK, encoded by the exons ATGGAATCATCAACTGAGTCACCTCCTTCATCCATCTTCAACCAAAAACACCACCCGCCACACGACACCGTTTTCTATTCCATCTACCTTGACTCCCTCATTCTCAACTCCACCACCACCCCAACCGCCCTCCAATCCCTCCACCTCCAAATCCTCCAAACCCTTTCTCCCTTCACCAACCACTACATATGGCAGCATCAACCCTTTACTCTCTCCCTCTCCATCCCTCCAAACCCTACCTGCCCCTGCCCCTCTCCCTCCGCCACCACCCTCCCCCACCTTCATGGCCACCTCCGCTACGGCGACAACCTCGACGACGAGTGGTTCCTCGTCTTCCTCCTCTTCCACACCTCCCTTCGCTTTCCCAATCTCTCAATCCGCCTCTGGGACTCCGATGGCGAGTTCCTCCTCATCGAAGCCGCATTCCACCTCCCCCGATGGCTAAATCCCGAAACTGCCCTCAACCGTCTCTTCCTCCGTAACGGTAATCTCCATATTGTCCCCAAAACCCGCATCCCGAACCCCTCACTCATCGATTCACTCAAATTCCTTATCAATTCTCCCAACGAATCGCTTGCTTCAGAGCCAATTCAGCTCGCGGTGAAGAATCGGATATCTGGTTACCCTGAGAAGGCTATGAAGAACATGCATACTGTTAGGGTTAGGGTTCCTGTGTCCGTTGCGCAGGTTCTGAAGCACGAGCCTTGCTTGATTTCGCTGGCTGTGGAGGGGTTCTACGATAGGGATGTCGACTCGATGAAATTCGCGGCGAGGATGGAGAGGTTCTTGCCGAGAGGGAAGGAGGAGGAGTTGGTTACTGTCTCCGTGAGGATGTCGAGGGCGATGTACGCCCAATTAGTGAGGCAGACGTTCAGGGCGCCCAAGGTGTACCCGGCTGCGCCGCCGCCAGGCGAGAGGGAGGCGTTTTTCGAGGCAGAACTTGGAATGAAGATAGCGTGTGGGTTTGAGATGATGTATCAGCAAATGAAGCGTGATGGGGTGGAAGGGAGGGGGAGGACATGGGAGGCGTTTAGGAAGAGCTTGGAGGAGATTGGCTACTTCCAAGGATTGCTTCCGGGTTCCAGTGAATACCAGAGGTTGTTGAAGAGTGCTGAGGAGTATTACATGAACACTTCTCTGCACTCTAGAGAAAG TGAGTTGATGAGTGCTCCAGTTAGGCGCATAGATGAAGTTCTTGCTTTACCGCATTCAGTGGATGATTTCAAGGGTCATGATGTTCCTCCATCTGATGATGATTCCTGGCTTGACAATGGAGAGGAAGAGTTGGACTCTGCCCTTCTGGAGAGACAAAAGGAAATGGAACTGTATGAGTCAAAACACAAAAAGAAGGGGAAAGGGAAAGAGAATCCGGATGTGGGTCCGTCATCTGGTTCAAAAACTGATGAGTTTGATCCCAGCAATATAGCAAAATCCATGCAGGCATTTGTCAATACATTATCAAGTTATAAGGGTGCTGAAGCTCCTGATGACAG AAATAGAGAAGTGGACCTTGATGTAGACCAATTTATTAAAGACATGGAATCAATAATGAGGTGTCCAGGTGGTGAAACTGCCAACAGTAATGTCGAAGAAGGCTCCTCTTCCGACCTGGACTTTG ATGATTCTGACGAGAGCGATATGGATGAATCTGGTGAAGATAATAAGGATGACATGGATGCTTTCATGCATTCGTATTCTGATGTTATGAATGAACAGTTGAAGTCAACcacccttcatagaagttttgttcGTGCTAAGGAACAAATTCCAAAGAAGGATGAG GGAACATCAGCTGCCACAGAAGATATGGATGAAGATTTCTCGCCTGTAGATGTGGATGTGAATTTAGTAAAGAGCTTTCTTGATTCCTTTTCTTCTCAACAAGGGCTTCCTGGTCCTGCTTCCAATTTGCTTGGGCTCATGGGGGTGCAGTTCCCGCAAGATGCCAACAAGAAGGGCAAATGA